Sequence from the Dehalococcoidia bacterium genome:
AATCCAGGATGATAATAATAATTACACCCGCTTTGTGGTTCTGAGTAAAAATGACAGCCCTTCAACAGGCAATGACCTAACTTCCATTGCCATCTCTTTTTCAGAGGATCGTGCAGGTCAATTATTCTCAGTTTTAAAAGAATTTGCTGCACGTAACATCAATTTGACGAAAATAGAATCGCGCCCTACAAGACTAGGGCTGGGAAAATATTATTTTCTTATGGACTTTGAGGGGCATCGGACGGATACAGAAATTATTAAGCTACTCAACATTATATCAACACAAGCTTCACTAATGAAAATCCTCGGATCCTATCCAAGGCGGCATTAGCCCCATTCTTGTTTTTTCTTACTCTCGCCTTTTCCTTTACCTGATTTGTCCGATTGTTTTTTCGTCGACTTTCCCGTTAATCCAGAAAGGAAACTTGTAGCAAATCCAACAGCATTGCCTGCTGCTGCTGCAAAAGAAAGCCCTTCTTCCAAAGGAGTCACTATACGATCTACAGCGACATCGGAAGCTCGTTCTACGTTGTTAACTACCCGCCCTACTGACTTTATAACACCAAGTACGGCCCTAAAGATTAAGAATGCAAAGACAAAAAGAGCAAGCGCTACAAAAATCCCTACGATTAAATAGGCGCTAATCAAAATATCCGGAACATTATTCAAAAAGTCTTCCATTGTTTCTCCATCAAGCATATCTAGGCTAGCATTCATTTCAAAATGCTTCAATCTTACGTTGAGTGAGACATAGCTGTTATTTCGCTAAAAATTCGTAAATTGTAACTCCTGGGTTTTGGTAAATCACTTGTAACTGGAGTCCCTCCATCTTGCTAAATTTACCTATTCCTTCTGAATCAAAGTAAACTCGTTCCGTAGGTCCAATGTATATGTACTGAACCTCATATTTTCTCAATAATTTTTCAACTAATTCCAAATCCTCAGATTCATAGATTGTATATACATCCTGCTGCCTTTGCGTCACGAATTCAGGCTCTCTACCACCAGCCCCTCTCTGTTGAATCTGATGCCAATTCCATCCAAGGACCGAAGGTAATCCAGTGTATTTTGCAACCCGTGGGTACCATCTATATGCATGTTCAGTGACTCCTTCAAGAAATATGGGAGATCCTTTAATTTCCGATCTAATAAATTCAATAGCGGCCGCATCTTCTCTAAACCCATAAGGAGTATCATCTATTTCGCTAGAAGTAGGGCCAGGGTCAGTGTAAATCGAGCTATCTTGATAGGCTCGGCCGTTTAAGGACCATTCCTTGCCAGCATCAAACCTGTCTTTTACACGAGCGTAAGTTCCCATAATTGGGAAAATTCCAGAACTAATTATCGCTAATGCTAAGACAGTAAGCCAAATACTTTTATATGCAAGGACATTTCGGGTCCCTTCGAAATTTAACACTCCCTTTGCCCACATTACCCACAGGCCAAGACTGCCTGCAATTCCCCAAAAAATCCAAGCATTGAGGTAGAACTTGAATACGGTATTCATTCGATCGATATCATTTTCCGCCGTAACAAAGTCTACACCGACTCCAATGCCCAAGCTTAGTAACAGCAATGTAATCAAAAATATAGAAAACGGCATTTCAGGGTTAGATTTTTCTTTTAGCCATGAAAAACCAATAGCGATTATTGGTAGCAATAAAATAGATAGGAGTGCAGCATTTAACCATTCTTGGTATGGGCTGAAATTGAGAATAAGTATTCCTGTTACTACGAGAAGCGCACTAGTAAAATATCTTTTTCGCTTGAAATGAAACCGTTGGTAAAACTGCTGGCTAACCCATGAAATCGCAGTCAATACTAGCAGCGCATGAATCCCCCAATATTGCCAAACTTCGGTCCTCCATTGGCTCATCCTGAATCCTGAGAATGCAGAATCATAGGATAGATGGAACGGAAACCACAAAAGGTATGCAATGCCTGCAAATGCTACGCAGGCAGCGAAGCATTTGGCCAAAACCATTAGCAAATTAGGCTCTCTCCCTCTTAAATAAAACAGGAAAATTATCGTGCCAATACTAATCAGTCCGTACGCCGGAACATCCCATGTATTAATTGCAGCAAGGCTCCCTACTACCAAAGCAAGTACACTTACAGGAAGCAGTAATCGCGACAATAGAGCGTCTTTATATCCAGAGAGAATAAGGTTCAAAACTAAACCTATAATTAAAAGTTGTACAGGAATAGCGATAAGGTGTGCGTGAAGATCTGCAAACAAAAACGTCCAAAAAGGAAACTCTGTGATTGCTATTTCCCCTGGCATCATTCTGCTGCTGCGCCAATAATCAAAGGATCCAAAAGCTTCATTTTGCAGCACTCTTAGAAAGCCCTGCCCTACTTGAACAATCCCGTCAATATTTCCAAGCACCATTACAAAAAATGCCACCAACAGTCCGGCAAGGTACGCTGACGAATGTCTCACTTTCAAATTGGCTTTTCGCCTCATAGATTGAGCGAAGTTGTACCCTATGCTGAAAGCACTTGAAAACGCGATTGCAAAGAATGTAGGAATAGCTAAGTTGTAGGCTATCTCAGGGATTATTCCCGTTAATCGAATTATGGACGCCACTATGACAAACCCAAAGTAATAATAATTAATGAATCCGCCCGAAAACCATGGGTCATACGGAGGAAATACCGTGGACTTCACAACTGCAAGTAAATACGTAAAATCCATCGGCTTCTCCCCACCTCTCCATGGGTGCCAAAGCTCTGGGTTTGCAGCTCGTATAAGCACAAATGTGGAATATGCCAAAAGAAACAGTATTTCTACCTTCAGCAAATATCGCCAATTCCGACGAGCTAACTTCAGTAATTGAGGATTCCGATACAAAATCCCCGTTGATACGAACGTTATTATTAATACACATATTAGAATGCTAGCGCGAGAAAACTCCCATATTCCTGTACTAGCACCCCACCAAACCAACCAAGACACCAGTAAAAGACCTAATGGCCGAGCCAGTACAAACCCTCTGTCTGGTAACCATCTCATGACCTTTAGGGCAATAGGAATCGTGATCACATATATTAATTCAATAGCAAGTAGCCATATTAGCCATGGCGCGAGTTTGTTTAACCCATCATCCGAGAAAATATTTAACCACGTGCCACCTTCGTATTGGATTTTTGCAACATCAGCGGACATTAATGCACGCTCTGGTGAACTTGGCGCATTCGTTAAAAGAATCGTACGCAATTTTTCAACGTTAAACCTAGATTTGTTTTGCCAAATAAGAACTAACGGGCGATCATAATTGACTACATTCTCATCCGCGTAACCAAGATTGATGTTATAGAAAGAGTCCTCTATCCCTGGAATCAATTCTGGTCGAGTCACTCCAGCTCTGGTAAAAGGATCATGCGATAAAGTAATGCCTAGGAACGAAGGATTACGTGAAAATCCATGCACTAATTCATACCCTAATTCTCCTGAAAATAGTGCATGGTAATAGGCACTACTATAAGGATACCTGTCAGGCAATCGTGCAATACTTCCCCAAGGGCGATTACTATAAGACATAATGTAATCTGCATCAGACAAAAGATTTGTAATTTCGGTTACTTTACGTAAAGAATCTTGTTCATACATTGGTAGCTGAACTACTGAAAACTTTCCTAGATTTGGAAACCCTTCATCCCAGTGATTATCCGTAATTAAAAAGTCTCCAGAACGCGCATTAGCATTTATCCATTCTGAGGCTTGAATACCAGGGTGGCTTTGTTTATAGATACCGACGAAAGAGATCGCATAAAAGAACGTCAGAAGCAAAACTAAAGCTCCCGTTACCCACACTAAATAGGCGCCAAAGTGAGACTTCTTTCTAATCTGATAATAGAGCTGCACATACCAATAGCTGCCGAATAAAACCATCACTGGTAATACAGGAATTACATATCGTAGAAATTTAACTTCAAAAAAGGGAATGACGCCTACCAGCAAAAACAATACCCACGAGAGCAACAGCCAATTCTTGTAGGCTGGTTTTTTAAGTGCATGAACTGTAGTTGCAACCAATCCCCCCCAGGCAAGTAATCCGAGAGGTATACCTAATGCCCAAACGATTGTTTGTTGAAGTTCATACAATCCTGTACGAGTAGTCCCAACGTATTGCAAAGTATAAGGAACCAACCCTGCGGTACGTGCAATCCCTGTTTCCCATCCCAAATCTCCAAAGTACTTATGGAAATCAAGGAGAGCGTACGGCTGCAAAATTAAAAAAACAAAAAGGCTTGAAATGAACGCCAATAATACCGGAGTAAAATTTTGGCGGAGCGCTACCACCCATAGCCCCTTATCTTGATAATTCTTCCATATTAAATACACATAAGTCAGCCCAAGAGGGGCAAGTATTGGAGCGCTGCTACCTCTAAATGCAAAAGTAACACCTATCACTAGACCTAACGCAATGTGATCAACGAGTCGCCGCTTCTCAACAACGTTTAACATCCACCAAAACGCCATTATCGCAAGGAGCATCACAAAAGACTCTGGCCTATAGAAATGACTCACCTGAATATTAATTACCATCAGCCCCATCAATGCTGCGGCAAATAACCCTGTAGCGACCCCAAATAGTCTGCGCCCGAGAAAGAAAAGAAACGCGACAGAAATAGTATCTACTAATGCAGCAATAATACGGCCTGCCGTCGCCAAATCCTGAAGTCTGATCTCTTCCATAAAGAAATCTAACCCAAAGCGAACGGCCACTAAAAGGTAGATTATTATTGACCCCAATGGAAACCAATGAGGATTTAAAGGGCTTGCATCTTTATCAAAAAATACGCTCACCCCAGGTAAACCAGGGGCATCCTTCGGGAAGTCTCTATTTTGGCAAGATTGCCACCCTGGTTGCTCAGTCAAAGTTAAATGCATGCACTCAGCCCGCATATATATCGAGCGCTCGTCAGGATGGTAAAAATTTCCTCCATCCCAATCAAGTCCTTGCATACGCAAAGCAAGAGAAAGAAGCAAAATTAAACCCAAGATTATTTGGGTTTTCCTCTGCTTTATTAGGGCGCGGGAATTATTCAAAACGAAACCTACGCATAAAAATAAATACCCGGAGATCCAGGTTACTAGTCTCCGCTATATCTATTTATTCATAATCCTTTTCGCGCAATCATCGCAGTCAAATCTGAAGTTCGGCAGGAATAGCCCCATTCGTTATCATACCAACCTAGGACTTTTACCATTGTTCCTTCCATTACCATCGTCGAATCTGCATCAAAAATACAGCTTGCCGGGTTCATTTTGATATCGCTGCTCACAATTTGATCCTCTGTGTACTCTAGAATTCCTTTGAGAGGACCTTCCGCGGC
This genomic interval carries:
- a CDS encoding DUF2298 domain-containing protein; this translates as MQGLDWDGGNFYHPDERSIYMRAECMHLTLTEQPGWQSCQNRDFPKDAPGLPGVSVFFDKDASPLNPHWFPLGSIIIYLLVAVRFGLDFFMEEIRLQDLATAGRIIAALVDTISVAFLFFLGRRLFGVATGLFAAALMGLMVINIQVSHFYRPESFVMLLAIMAFWWMLNVVEKRRLVDHIALGLVIGVTFAFRGSSAPILAPLGLTYVYLIWKNYQDKGLWVVALRQNFTPVLLAFISSLFVFLILQPYALLDFHKYFGDLGWETGIARTAGLVPYTLQYVGTTRTGLYELQQTIVWALGIPLGLLAWGGLVATTVHALKKPAYKNWLLLSWVLFLLVGVIPFFEVKFLRYVIPVLPVMVLFGSYWYVQLYYQIRKKSHFGAYLVWVTGALVLLLTFFYAISFVGIYKQSHPGIQASEWINANARSGDFLITDNHWDEGFPNLGKFSVVQLPMYEQDSLRKVTEITNLLSDADYIMSYSNRPWGSIARLPDRYPYSSAYYHALFSGELGYELVHGFSRNPSFLGITLSHDPFTRAGVTRPELIPGIEDSFYNINLGYADENVVNYDRPLVLIWQNKSRFNVEKLRTILLTNAPSSPERALMSADVAKIQYEGGTWLNIFSDDGLNKLAPWLIWLLAIELIYVITIPIALKVMRWLPDRGFVLARPLGLLLVSWLVWWGASTGIWEFSRASILICVLIITFVSTGILYRNPQLLKLARRNWRYLLKVEILFLLAYSTFVLIRAANPELWHPWRGGEKPMDFTYLLAVVKSTVFPPYDPWFSGGFINYYYFGFVIVASIIRLTGIIPEIAYNLAIPTFFAIAFSSAFSIGYNFAQSMRRKANLKVRHSSAYLAGLLVAFFVMVLGNIDGIVQVGQGFLRVLQNEAFGSFDYWRSSRMMPGEIAITEFPFWTFLFADLHAHLIAIPVQLLIIGLVLNLILSGYKDALLSRLLLPVSVLALVVGSLAAINTWDVPAYGLISIGTIIFLFYLRGREPNLLMVLAKCFAACVAFAGIAYLLWFPFHLSYDSAFSGFRMSQWRTEVWQYWGIHALLVLTAISWVSQQFYQRFHFKRKRYFTSALLVVTGILILNFSPYQEWLNAALLSILLLPIIAIGFSWLKEKSNPEMPFSIFLITLLLLSLGIGVGVDFVTAENDIDRMNTVFKFYLNAWIFWGIAGSLGLWVMWAKGVLNFEGTRNVLAYKSIWLTVLALAIISSGIFPIMGTYARVKDRFDAGKEWSLNGRAYQDSSIYTDPGPTSSEIDDTPYGFREDAAAIEFIRSEIKGSPIFLEGVTEHAYRWYPRVAKYTGLPSVLGWNWHQIQQRGAGGREPEFVTQRQQDVYTIYESEDLELVEKLLRKYEVQYIYIGPTERVYFDSEGIGKFSKMEGLQLQVIYQNPGVTIYEFLAK